A genomic region of Candidatus Methylacidiphilales bacterium contains the following coding sequences:
- a CDS encoding sialate O-acetylesterase, translated as MNLQPTRLKPHPLFSSHAVLQQGQPNPVWGWGTPGACVTLSFRSHEFTTRVTPNKNWRIDLPPLTSHPGSSLHLTSDDECLILENVAVGEVWIGSGQSNMEWPLQFSDHAYHEIQSATDPLIRLFTVPRFPSLEPRATLPSTSWSPCSPESVRNFSAVAYFFGRKLRQELDVPVGLIHASWGGSAIQPWLPHHDASKASAVVDSFATQWRAWAEKECHSDPGNTGEKDGWAKLDYDDHDWQVTHLPGIWEAEGLDIDGAVWFRKELELPAHWVGRDLVLHFGKVDDFDTTYFNGEIIGGLDRRTALAGTTQRVYVVPGKLVRAGKNVLATRIFDHAGGGGMLADSPWHFTLILSSSHEQRFLAGEWRIKVENALPSKPGTIWASMPNAPLDYHAQFEPSMHRASLFNGMIAPLAPYGLRGVLWYQGESNAHEAHLYPGYLRELVEGWRAWWNDENLAFYIAQLADWLQGQDAVLPESRSLWSELREAQTRVLELPRTGLAVTRDLGDAYDIHPRNKQGVGLRLALQALKKTYGINLPADGPTPLSTSFSPGKVTLQFVHTDCGLQTSDGGPLRGFILGDAAGNFYQADARIVGSDRVEVSSSHVPTPTAVRYAWLSYSDANLENAAGLPAGPFRSDAPPFGSIS; from the coding sequence ATGAACCTCCAGCCCACCCGACTCAAACCACATCCCCTCTTTTCATCCCACGCCGTCCTGCAACAGGGACAACCCAACCCGGTTTGGGGATGGGGCACCCCCGGTGCCTGCGTCACCCTTTCCTTCAGAAGCCATGAGTTCACCACCCGGGTAACCCCGAACAAAAATTGGCGCATCGATCTTCCTCCCCTGACCTCACATCCAGGATCCTCCCTGCACCTCACTTCGGACGACGAATGCCTTATTCTGGAGAACGTTGCCGTGGGTGAAGTGTGGATCGGCTCGGGCCAGTCCAACATGGAGTGGCCCTTGCAGTTCTCCGACCATGCCTACCACGAAATCCAATCGGCCACCGATCCGCTCATCCGTTTGTTCACTGTTCCCCGTTTCCCGTCCCTCGAACCCCGCGCCACCCTGCCCTCCACCTCGTGGTCTCCATGCAGCCCGGAATCGGTGCGGAATTTCTCCGCAGTGGCCTACTTCTTCGGGCGGAAGCTGCGCCAGGAGCTCGACGTGCCCGTCGGATTGATCCATGCCTCCTGGGGAGGTTCGGCCATCCAGCCCTGGCTGCCCCACCATGACGCGTCGAAAGCCTCCGCCGTGGTTGATTCATTTGCGACCCAGTGGCGTGCTTGGGCGGAGAAAGAGTGCCACTCCGATCCCGGCAACACCGGGGAAAAAGACGGCTGGGCCAAGCTGGATTACGACGACCACGACTGGCAGGTCACCCATCTGCCAGGAATCTGGGAAGCCGAAGGACTGGACATAGATGGGGCCGTCTGGTTCCGCAAAGAACTGGAGCTGCCCGCCCATTGGGTGGGACGCGACCTGGTCCTGCATTTCGGGAAAGTGGACGACTTCGACACCACCTATTTCAATGGGGAAATCATCGGTGGACTCGATCGCCGGACTGCGCTGGCCGGAACCACCCAGCGCGTGTATGTCGTCCCGGGAAAACTCGTCCGGGCGGGAAAAAACGTACTCGCGACAAGGATTTTTGACCATGCCGGGGGCGGCGGCATGCTGGCGGACAGTCCCTGGCATTTCACCCTGATTCTGAGCAGCAGCCACGAACAGCGGTTCCTGGCGGGAGAGTGGCGAATCAAAGTGGAGAATGCCCTGCCATCCAAACCCGGAACCATCTGGGCTTCGATGCCCAACGCACCGCTCGACTACCATGCCCAGTTCGAGCCTTCCATGCACCGGGCCTCCCTGTTCAATGGCATGATTGCCCCCCTGGCTCCTTACGGTCTCCGGGGCGTTTTGTGGTATCAGGGGGAAAGCAACGCCCACGAAGCCCACCTCTATCCCGGCTACCTGCGCGAATTGGTGGAAGGCTGGCGTGCCTGGTGGAATGACGAAAACCTGGCATTTTATATCGCGCAACTGGCCGATTGGCTCCAGGGCCAGGATGCCGTCCTGCCTGAAAGCCGGAGCCTTTGGTCGGAACTACGCGAAGCCCAAACCCGAGTGCTCGAGCTACCCCGAACCGGTCTGGCCGTGACCAGGGATCTCGGCGATGCCTACGACATCCACCCCCGGAACAAACAGGGCGTGGGACTCCGCCTGGCTTTGCAGGCCTTGAAAAAGACTTACGGAATAAACCTGCCTGCCGACGGCCCCACTCCCCTCTCCACCTCGTTCTCACCGGGCAAGGTGACCCTCCAATTTGTGCACACGGATTGTGGCCTGCAAACCAGCGATGGAGGGCCCCTCCGAGGGTTTATTCTAGGAGATGCAGCCGGGAATTTCTATCAAGCTGATGCCCGCATCGTCGGTAGTGACAGGGTGGAAGTCAGCAGCTCCCACGTGCCCACTCCAACTGCCGTGCGTTACGCGTGGTTGAGTTACAGCGATGCCAATCTGGAAAACGCTGCGGGGTTGCCCGCAGGGCCCTTCCGCAGCGATGCCCCGCCCTTCGGCAGTATATCCTGA